Genomic DNA from Shouchella patagoniensis:
TTTTTTGAAGACGGTGTAACGATTGATTTAAAAGGTGATTTACCAGATATGTTAAACGAAATTAAGCGAGTTTCCCCACAGGACGCCGCTCCATTTTTAACTTACTTAAGCTACAGCTCACAAATGTATGAACTATGCAGAAAAAGCTTTTACAACAAAAGTATTTCTGGCTTAAATGAACTGCGCAAACTCCATACATTAAGAGAATTAATGGCGCTTGATCCAATGAAAAGCGTAAATGTAGGAACCGAGAAGTTTATTAGCGATCCTCACCTTCGTCAAATACTTAATTTTCTTGTGATGTATGTCGGTTCTTCTCCTTATCAAGCACCTGCCGTCCTTTCACAGCTTGGTTTTGTCCAATTTGGACTCGGTAACTACTATGTAAAAGGTGGCATGTACAACATTGTCCTTGCTATGGAAAAACTACTTGCCGAACTTAATGTAGTAATTAGAACCGAAACCGAAGTAACAAGTATCATTCAAGTTGACTCAGTAGCTAAAGGCGTTCGCTTAGCTACTGGTGAAGAATTTCATGCGGACCTTGTTGTTTCAAATTTAGAAGCCATTCCAACATACCAATCATTACTGAAAGAACATACGCATCATAAAACGCAGGCAAAGAAACTTGAGAAATTTGAACCAAGCGTTTCTGGACTTGTATTAATGCTTGGGATTAAGCGTCAATACCCACAACTCACGCACCATAACTTCTTTTTCTCGAATGACCCAGAAGTTGAATTTAAACAAATCTTTGAAGAAAAACGCCCTGCCGATGATCCAACCATCTATATCGGAATATCTTCCAAAAGTGATCCTGAACAAGCGCCCGAAGGAAAAGAAAACCATTTTATTCTTACACATGTACCCCCTTTACAGGAAGGCGAGAATTGGAGCAAGTACGAAAAAAGCTACCGTGAGACAGTGCTCGGAAAACTTGAACGAAATGGCCTCGAAAACATTCGTAATGAAATTGAATTTGAATATACGTTCACACCAGATGACATTCGTTCCCTCTATGGATCAAACGGTGGATCCATTTATGGCGTTGTCGCTGATAAAAAGAAAAATGGTGGTTTCAAAATCCCAAGTAGAAGCAATTTAATCGCCAATCTTTACTTTGTTGGCGGCTCTACTCATCCAGGCGGTGGCGTACCAATGGTTACTTTATCTGGACAATTAACGGCTGACTTAATTGCTGAAGACATGGCAAGATCTGAAAAACATATTGGATAATAAACACCCCTCTGTCAGAGGGGTTCATCATCGTCTATTCAAAAAACGATACAATATAGTCCCAGTCGGTCGCAAGATAAAAAAATGAACGTGATAATGCCAAAACTAGTAAATAACAACCCTTTCGCTGTCTTGGACCATTTTTTAAACCAGCCCCCCTCTACTAGCGTTAATACGAATTCAGTTGTACGGACAACCTATTATACCTATATGAGTTTAATCACTAGTTGAGAATGGCTTTTTACTAAACATATAGAATACTCCCTTAGTCACATATGAAGGCTTTTGTTGAACTGTTTTATGATCTATTGTACTTTCTTTAACAAAGAAGTCGCCAATCTTTTTCTTCATATACACATAAAAAGACCTGCCCATAGGCAAGTCTTTTTACAACATTCGTGTTTATTCTACTTCCTCATTACTCTCTTGGTCCACATCGTACGCATATTGGAATTCAGCAACTTCTATTAGTTGATAAATCTCGTCTAATTCATCTATTGATACTTCTTCACCTGGTTTGAACGTTGTCATGCAAATAAACACAGCAACAATTCCTACATAAGGCCAGCTAGATCTCATCCATTTCATTTGTTTCATCGGGTTCCTCATCCTCCGTCTCATCTATTTTTTCGCTATGATCTACTTCAAATTTGATTGAGCCGTCTGTATACGTCCAATCGAAATTACTTGTTTTTGTTAATGCTCTTTTAATTGAGATTTCATTCAATTTATCGGTTGCTGTTAGAGGTGCAGGAGATGCTTCCCGTATATACATTGGAACAACTTCAAACATCCCTCTACCTTCAGGTGTTAATTCATATCGAACAAGTGCAGACTCTCTTGTTCGAGTCCAACCTTGGTCGAAAACGAAGTTCCCTAAGCTATAGAAGATGGCCGTGTCGTTGTATACTTCCATGCCTTGCAGCACATGGGGGTGATGACCAATGATAATATCTGCTCCTGCATCAGACAACGCTCTTGCAAGCGTGCGTTGGCGATTATTTGGTTTATTTTCATACTCCTGTCCCCAGTGAGCATGAACAACAACAAGGTCGGCCTCGTTGGAGGCGTGCGTCACCATTGGCACAAACACATCTGGGTTAAATGTTGTCACCCCAGCCGAACCAGCCGTTGCTCCAAAATCTTCCGAGTACACATCGGTAAATCCAAGCGTCGCAATTGTAATCCCATTTACTTCTTCCATATGGATTTGTTCCGTTGCATCGTCCCGGTTTACGCCGGCTCCTACTTGTCCAACGGTTTTTCCTTCAAACACTGAAAGCGTATCAAGCAATCCCCTTTCACCATAATCCATCGTATGGTTGTTTGCGAGACTCACTACCGTGAACCCACTATCATTGAGGCCATTCACCGCTTCAGGTCCAGCGTGTAAGTGAATTTGTTTGTCTAATTCATCTTCACGGTTTCCTTCGGTAATTGGTTGTTCAAAATTGCCTGTTACGTAATCTGCCTGATCAAGATAAGGCTTCACATACCGAAAAACGCTTTCTGCCCCATACCGATCAGTGAACTCTTCCACATGTCGACCCATCATAATATCGCCAACAAACACGCCTTCAACTAAAGAGCGCTGTTTGCCATCGACTTCTGCTGTCGGTCTCGTATCGATGATAGTCATGAGGAAAACAGCGACAATAAGAACTGGCAGCAAGATAAACACATGGAGATGCGTTTTCCGCTTTTGTTTTTTGATTTGCTTTAACACTTTCTCTTTGAACGTTAGCGCACGCTTATTCTCCATACTCACTCACACCTTTAAAATAAAAAGTACACATACATAATTCCAAACGTAAGACCACTTAATAGCAATGTGCTTCCAATTGTAATAACGACGCCTTGACGATGAATGGTGTTTGCAATCAGTCCAGGAACAATTACTCCGAGTCCCCTAAATTCAAACGCTTCAAACGGCGTTATTGGATACGCAAAATCAACAGCCAACTTAAAAATAATACCCGTTATGAGCATCGCGGCGAATTTCCTCCGACCATACAAAATCATGATCTTCGATAAACCGTACTTCACCGTCACATACGTAAGAATGCTGACTAATACGACCAGTGTCATGAATAGCACTTGATCAAATACTAACGCTAAATAACCAGGAACGATCAATCCAGCAGGGACAACCCCTGTTTTTTCTGAGAATAATAAACTAAGTAAAACGCCTAAAATAAGTGCAATATATAAATCCGTTCCAAACATTGATGAATGCTCCCTCCAACTAACTCACGAGCTGACTTGCTTTAAACGCTTGCAAACGTTCAAGTAATGGCTCAGCTGCCCCGTGAATGTTTCCTACTCCATAAATCGTGCGCTCGTCCATCATCGGCTCAAGCAATTCTAGAATTCCCTCTGTCGATACTGAATCCATATCGTGTAGATGCTTACACGGGATCTCTCCTCTATCAAATGCATCCACAATTGGACCAGTTGTTTCTCCAATTAACACAAGCGACTGGGCTTTTATATACGGCAATACATCTCGCGCAAATTGTTCTGTCCGGTCAACCCGGTCAGCACGACAATTCATTACGACGATTGGTTCTTCAGTCGGGTAGCCGATTTTCTTCACTCTCTCCCAAATCGAAAGTGTAGACGACGCATCGTTTGCAGCAAAGCCATTTACAAAATAACTTGGCTTCTTTTCATCTTTTATCGGCAGGATCCGCATCGCACCAGGGTCTGGCGGTGCATTGAGCATTCCTTTATAAGCTGTCATTTCATCAATTCCTAATGCTTCTGCAACCGCTAACGCAAGCGATGCATTATCAGGGAACACCATGTATTCAAACTTCCGCAAATATGCTTCCGTAATTTTGCTATTATCAGCAACGATCACTTTCGTGTTTCGTTCTTTTGCAATAGATTTGTAATATTCCGTATATTGGTCACTTGTTACGACTAGGTGTCCATTGTACGGAATGGTTGCGGTAAACGCTTCTGCAACCTCATCGAGAGTCGGACCCATTACATCCATGTGGTCTTCAAGCACATTGACAATAACGCCGACGTTTGCTTGTAGTAGTTCTTCTTGAAAAATAATTTGGTAATCAGGATTAACAGCCATGCACTCACTAATTAACGCGTTGGCTCCTCGATTAACCGCCTCTTCTACAACTTTCTTTTGTTCCCCGATATTTGGGCCTTGTGGCCTTCTCTTAATCGGATGTTCTTCGTTTGTATCCGAGTAAATCATTCTGGCATCTGTCCCAGTTGTTTTACCAACCGTGTTATAACCAGCTTCTTTTACAACCCCATAAATGAGTCTTGTAACCGTTGATTTACCACGAATTCCATTGATGTTGACGCGTACGGGTATGGCATCCATATTGCGCTTATGGCGACGTTTCTCCCAAATGCCAAATCCAGCCACACATGCGCTTGCTCCCGCAATAATCCACATCTTCCTTGCTCCTCTCTCCATTCGGCCGAGCTTTCTTATGCTCGTTTTTTATTTTTTGTTTAATGGGCCGCAAAAGCGTCTCTCCTTAACCCAATGTCAACATTAACAAAACGAAAAATCAGATAAAACAAGTACTTCAAATGCTACAAATCGGCCTTTTGTTGTCCCGGTTTCCGCCTTCCCTTGCTAGGCAAAGGCTGAGACAGACTTTATTCATTCAACACTGTTCAACAATATGTAACAAGTTAGGAAATCTGACTTATACCGTATAAATAAACCTAATTATTTCCCGTTTTTTCTAAGAGTCTAGTTTTTTTCTCTCCATTAAATTCCATATTTTTCTATATGAGGTGAAAAATAAATGAAAGCTTTATGCACCATGTACTGTTCACCTTTGATTAGCTCTCATTTTTGCTTAAAACAAGTACATTAGATACTTGTTTTACGAGGTCCTTATGCATGTTAGACTAAATCTCGCATGAGGCTATAATGGATAGGTGTTTGACTAAAATAGATAGAAGAGGTGATACCTTGAAGCTGACATTATACACTGATTATTCAATTCAAGTTTTAATGTATTTAGGGACATTGCCTAGTGGAAGACTTGCAACTATGAGAGAAATTGCTTCGACGTTTGATATCTCCTATAATCACTTAATGAAGATCATTCAAACACTTAGCAAAGAAGGCATTATTGTAACGTACAGAGGACGAAACGGGGGACTTGTTCTCGCGGAAGAACCTCATGAAATTCGAATTGGGCAGTTAGTACGAACACTTGAGAATTTAGATCTCGGTGAATGCTACAAAGAAGCTGGAGGTCACTGCATTCTCGCAGAATCGTGTATGCTCAAGCAGATATTAGACAAAGCGCTCTCCTCCTTTCTATCCGTGTTAGACGAGCATACACTTCAGGATCTTATTCAAAATAAAACGTCACTACGGGAATTATTTAATATTCCAATTGATTAGTGGAGGCAAAAAAAGAGTGGCCAATGAAACTGGCCTACCTTTAAACACTTTATTCATACTTGTTTCACTTTATTTATTGCTTGTAGGGATCACTTTAACTTGAAGTTTCTTACTATTTAGAAATAAAATACCAGATATTAAGAGTAGCTTCTGGTGTTGTCTGTCAATCTTGCTTTTATAAGAACCCCCGAAGTAATAGGCCTCCCGTTTACATAGTCTTTAAAAGTGAAAATACGTGGGACATAATTTTCTCCAGCACCAACAATGAGACTTAACTCTTTTGGAGAGTAAACAACTGTGTGCAATGTTCCAAAGCATGCTTGATAATCTTTGTAAAATAACAGTGACTCCTCATTGTTAAATTGATAATAGAACGACCAAGGAGAATCTTCTGTTACTAACATCATGTCTAAGTGTTCTTTACGTTTTAAGGAACCACTTATTTGATTCTTGTTTTCCTGCAAGAATTAGGTTCCTCGCTTTTTTGCGCTGCATAAAAGAAATTTTTCGCGCCATGAATCATCACTAGTTTGCCTGATCAGTTCATAACTTCTTGCTTTGAATATAAGATCATTGCTTCTGCCTACTTATTTCGCTAAAATTAAACGATCTTACTCTAAAGGAGTTTCTAACTATGGTACCAATCACAGGAAAAATAGCGTTAATTACTGGAGCTGGGCGTGGAATTGGGCGTGCAACTGCAATAGCGTTCGCAAAGGAAGGCATTCATGTCGGCCTTATTGGACGTACACTTGAAAACTTGCAGCTAGTAGCTGAAGAATTAAAACAATATGATGTAAACGTCGCGGTCGCCGCAGCTAATATAGCAGACCTAGATTCCATTACATCAGCCGTTACATCTGTACGTTCAGAACTTGGGCCGATCGATATTTTGGTCAATAATGCCGGCATTTCTAAATTTGGTGGTTTTATGGACTTAACGCCAGAAGAGTGGACGAATATAATTGATGTGAATGTGAAAGGCGTCTACTACACAACACGTGCGGTCTTGCCAGAAATGGTTGAGCGCAACAAAGGGGATATCATCAATATCTCTTCCACGGCTGGTCAAAAAGGGGCTCCTATTACTAGCGCCTACACTGCTTCAAAAGCTGCGGTAATCGGTCTAAGTGAGTCGCTTATGATGGAAGTACGAAAGAAAAACATTCGTGTAACGACGCTTACACCAAGCACCGTTGCAACCGATATGGCGGTTGAGCTTAATTTAACAGACGGGAATCCAGAAAAAGTGATGCAAGCTGAAGATTTATCTGACTTGATGGTTGCACAATTAAAATTGCATCCTCGAGTTGTTTTAAAACATGCAGGGCTATGGTCTACCAATCCTTAATAAAACGAGACTCAGACGCGACCCCATTCAACTGGATCGCGTCTTATTTTTACATGCACAGCCTTAATCTGCTGCGCTGTCCATTGTACGTACTTCCAAAAGCATACTCTGTTTGATTTCTATTTGCTCCCTTACTAAGAAGTATGAACCATTTGTAAAACCTCCACACTTCCTTTACATCATTTTGATCTTTTTCCTTCAAAAACGGCCACCTTACGTGTTTTTCAACTCATTACGGCCCCCTTGTCAAACATCGAATCTTTACGTACCGTTCACAAAATGAATATCCACTATTTAATTTTCCTTAAAAAGTAACATTTACACTAAAGATACCTCATAAAAAAGGATGAGTGCTTTTGATTATTCGCATATGTATACGTAGATACGAGTCTATGGAATAGCAGCTTATCACTGTCATCATTCAAACAACAACCACACTTTTGGATCGGACAAGCTAGTTGATATGGACTAGCCATAAGTGGGTGGCAGTGATTATCACGGAAAGCATACAAAGAATCCAGAACCATTCGGATGTGTTTTCATTCCAAGAGAAGCGACAAACGCTTGGTACTCTTATGAAGGGGTTGTTCGTAAATGAATCTGTATGCATCAACTACATTGCTCTGGTCAAAACCCGTTCCAGAAGCATTGCAAACAATTGCCGAGTTTGGGCTAAATGGCGCAGAAATTTGGTCAGAACAAATTGATTTCCACCGTACGTCAATAAAAGAGATCCAACGAAAACAAATGGAATAGCCTCTTTCCTACACGTTCCATGCTCCGAGTTGGGACATCAATCAGATTTCCCTTAACCGAGGCGTTCGTGAACGTTCATTCGGTGAAATTGAACGTTCTTTTGAGCAAGCAGTACGCCTTAATGCCAAAAATGTAACCGTGCATCCAGGAAGACTAAGCTTACCTAATCATTGGTGCGCTTGGCATCAGGAACAACAGCTCATTGCAAGCCGTAAGTTAATTGGTTTTGCAAACAATTATGGGGTGACACTTTCGCTTGAGCTCATGGAACAAAAACCAAAAGAATTGATTGATTCACCAAAAAAAATGAACGCTTTATTAGCAGCAATTGGGCCTGACGTTAAAACAACCTTTGATGTAGCGCATATCCCACTTCATAAAGACGTGATTGAAGCCTATCAAGCTACGAACCGAATTGGCACAATTCATCTAAGCGATTCAACGAAAACGACGTATCATGTGGCGCTTGGGGATGGTGAGATTGATTTAGATCCGATAATTGAACTGTTGATCCGCACCCCCTTACCAATCGTATTAGAAGGCATGGACCTGAAGTTAGACCGAATGCTCCGTCGCCACTTAGCCTATTTGTCTCCTTATTTGGACACAGAAAGAGAGGACCAACATGCACTTCTTAGTTACAAATGATGACGGTATTTTTGCCCCAGGTGTAGCAGCACTAG
This window encodes:
- a CDS encoding phytoene desaturase family protein; the encoded protein is MEKKHVVVIGGGLGGLSASISLAAAGHQVTILEKNERIGGKCNIRSGEGYHFDTGPSILTMPWVLEELFKRAGRDVHEYMTIERVEPQWRTFFEDGVTIDLKGDLPDMLNEIKRVSPQDAAPFLTYLSYSSQMYELCRKSFYNKSISGLNELRKLHTLRELMALDPMKSVNVGTEKFISDPHLRQILNFLVMYVGSSPYQAPAVLSQLGFVQFGLGNYYVKGGMYNIVLAMEKLLAELNVVIRTETEVTSIIQVDSVAKGVRLATGEEFHADLVVSNLEAIPTYQSLLKEHTHHKTQAKKLEKFEPSVSGLVLMLGIKRQYPQLTHHNFFFSNDPEVEFKQIFEEKRPADDPTIYIGISSKSDPEQAPEGKENHFILTHVPPLQEGENWSKYEKSYRETVLGKLERNGLENIRNEIEFEYTFTPDDIRSLYGSNGGSIYGVVADKKKNGGFKIPSRSNLIANLYFVGGSTHPGGGVPMVTLSGQLTADLIAEDMARSEKHIG
- a CDS encoding CapA family protein, producing MENKRALTFKEKVLKQIKKQKRKTHLHVFILLPVLIVAVFLMTIIDTRPTAEVDGKQRSLVEGVFVGDIMMGRHVEEFTDRYGAESVFRYVKPYLDQADYVTGNFEQPITEGNREDELDKQIHLHAGPEAVNGLNDSGFTVVSLANNHTMDYGERGLLDTLSVFEGKTVGQVGAGVNRDDATEQIHMEEVNGITIATLGFTDVYSEDFGATAGSAGVTTFNPDVFVPMVTHASNEADLVVVHAHWGQEYENKPNNRQRTLARALSDAGADIIIGHHPHVLQGMEVYNDTAIFYSLGNFVFDQGWTRTRESALVRYELTPEGRGMFEVVPMYIREASPAPLTATDKLNEISIKRALTKTSNFDWTYTDGSIKFEVDHSEKIDETEDEEPDETNEMDEI
- the pgsC gene encoding poly-gamma-glutamate biosynthesis protein PgsC — its product is MFGTDLYIALILGVLLSLLFSEKTGVVPAGLIVPGYLALVFDQVLFMTLVVLVSILTYVTVKYGLSKIMILYGRRKFAAMLITGIIFKLAVDFAYPITPFEAFEFRGLGVIVPGLIANTIHRQGVVITIGSTLLLSGLTFGIMYVYFLF
- the pgsB gene encoding poly-gamma-glutamate synthase PgsB — protein: MWIIAGASACVAGFGIWEKRRHKRNMDAIPVRVNINGIRGKSTVTRLIYGVVKEAGYNTVGKTTGTDARMIYSDTNEEHPIKRRPQGPNIGEQKKVVEEAVNRGANALISECMAVNPDYQIIFQEELLQANVGVIVNVLEDHMDVMGPTLDEVAEAFTATIPYNGHLVVTSDQYTEYYKSIAKERNTKVIVADNSKITEAYLRKFEYMVFPDNASLALAVAEALGIDEMTAYKGMLNAPPDPGAMRILPIKDEKKPSYFVNGFAANDASSTLSIWERVKKIGYPTEEPIVVMNCRADRVDRTEQFARDVLPYIKAQSLVLIGETTGPIVDAFDRGEIPCKHLHDMDSVSTEGILELLEPMMDERTIYGVGNIHGAAEPLLERLQAFKASQLVS
- a CDS encoding Rrf2 family transcriptional regulator, producing MKLTLYTDYSIQVLMYLGTLPSGRLATMREIASTFDISYNHLMKIIQTLSKEGIIVTYRGRNGGLVLAEEPHEIRIGQLVRTLENLDLGECYKEAGGHCILAESCMLKQILDKALSSFLSVLDEHTLQDLIQNKTSLRELFNIPID
- a CDS encoding carcinine hydrolase/isopenicillin-N N-acyltransferase family protein — protein: MQENKNQISGSLKRKEHLDMMLVTEDSPWSFYYQFNNEESLLFYKDYQACFGTLHTVVYSPKELSLIVGAGENYVPRIFTFKDYVNGRPITSGVLIKARLTDNTRSYS
- a CDS encoding 3-ketoacyl-ACP reductase produces the protein MVPITGKIALITGAGRGIGRATAIAFAKEGIHVGLIGRTLENLQLVAEELKQYDVNVAVAAANIADLDSITSAVTSVRSELGPIDILVNNAGISKFGGFMDLTPEEWTNIIDVNVKGVYYTTRAVLPEMVERNKGDIINISSTAGQKGAPITSAYTASKAAVIGLSESLMMEVRKKNIRVTTLTPSTVATDMAVELNLTDGNPEKVMQAEDLSDLMVAQLKLHPRVVLKHAGLWSTNP